One region of Fragaria vesca subsp. vesca linkage group LG4, FraVesHawaii_1.0, whole genome shotgun sequence genomic DNA includes:
- the LOC101307981 gene encoding ATP-citrate synthase alpha chain protein 1-like — MARKKIREYDSKRLLKEHFKRLAGRELPLKSAQVTESTDFNELLEKETWLSTSKLVVKPDMLFGKRGKSGLVALNLDFAQVVTFVKERLGKEVEMGGCKGPITTFIVEPFIPHNEEFYINIVSERLGNSISFSECGGIDIEENWDKVKTIFVPTGASLTPEVCAPLVATLPMEIKSEIEEFIKSVFALFQDLDFTFLEMNPFALVDGKPYPLDMRGELDDTAAFKNFKKWGNIEFPMPFGRVMSSTEKFIHGLDEKTSASLKFTVLNPKGRIWTMVAGGGASVIYADTVGDLGFANELGNYAEYSGAPNEEEVLQYARVVIDCATSDPDGRKRALVIGGGIANFTDVAATFNGIIRALKEKESKLKAARMHLYVRRGGPNYQRGLAKMRALAEEIGLPIEVYGPEATMTGICKQAIQCISAAA; from the exons ATGGCACGCAAGAAGATCCGAGAGTACGACTCCAAGAGGCTATTGAAGGAACACTTCAAGAGGCTCGCTGGTCGTGAATTGCCTCTCAAATCTGCCCAG GTGACTGAATCAACTGATTTCAATGAGCTACTTGAGAAGGAGACTTGGCTCTCTACTTCCAAGTTGGTTGTCAAGCCTGATATGTTGTTTGGAAAGCGTGGGAAGAGTGGTTTGGTTGCCTTGAACCTAGATTTTGCTCAAGTTGTCACTTTCGTGAAGGAGCGCCTAGGCAAAGAG GTTGAGATGGGTGGATGCAAAGGACCCATCACAACATTCATTGTCGAGCCCTTCATTCCCCACAATGAAGAGTTTTACATTAACATTGTCTCAGAGAGACTTGGGAATAGCATAAGCTTCTCAGAGTGTGGAGGAATTGACATCGAGGAGAACTGGGATAAG GTTAAGACCATATTTGTCCCAACCGGAGCTTCCCTTACACCAGAAGTGTGTGCTCCACTTGTTGCAACCCTTCCCATGGAG ATTAAGAGCGAAATTGAGGAGTTTATCAAGTCTGTATTTGCACTATTTCAAG ATCTCGACTTCACTTTTCTGGAGATGAATCCTTTTGCATTGGTTGATGGAAAGCCATATCCTTTGGATATGAGAGGCGAGCTGGATGACACTGCTGCTTTCAAGAACTTCAAAAA GTGGGGCAATATTGAATTCCCAATGCCATTTGGAAGAGTTATGAGTTCTACAGAAAAGTTTATTCATGGGCTGGATGAAAAG ACTAGTGCATCTTTGAAATTTACAGTCCTGAATCCTAAGGGACGAATTTGGACTATGGTTGCTGGAGGAGGTGCAAGTGTTATTTACGCAGACACG GTTGGAGATCTTGGCTTTGCTAATGAGCTTGGAAACTATGCTGAATATAGTGGAGCACCAAATGAAGAGGAGGTCTTGCAGTATGCCAGAGTTGTGATTGAT TGTGCAACTTCTGATCCTGATGGCCGTAAGAGAGCCCTTGTAATTGGAGGAGGAATTGCTAACTTCACTGATGTAGCTGCAACATTCAATGGCATTATTAGAGCCTTGAAGGAGAAG GAATCAAAGCTTAAAGCTGCTAGGATGCATCTTTATGTTAGGAGAGGAGGTCCCAACTACCAGAGGGGACTTGCAAAAATGAGGGCACTTGCAGAGGAAATTGGCCTCCCTATTGAG GTCTATGGTCCTGAAGCAACAATGACTGGTATTTGCAAGCAGGCAATTCAGTGCATCTCTGCTGCTGCATGA
- the LOC101297143 gene encoding jasmonate O-methyltransferase-like, producing MEALMTQLAQVLHMNQGNGETSYDRNSAVGRKAISIAKPVIEEAVLKILGSDVMGIESMGIADLGCSSGPNTFLLMSHIINVIHTRFRTGLDHPSPVTELRVYLNDLFSTDFNSIFMSLPSFYTKLKQDYDNGRDSYQHLIHPLISAVPGSFYGPLFPRKNMHFVHSSFSLHWLSQISDGLNNKGKIYISKSSPQRVLDAYSMQFQKDFSVFLSSRAQEIVNGGRMVLSFLARPSTNPTAEHGMYVLELLAHALMAMASNGLIKEEKVDSFNMPCYAPCAEELIMVLQKEGSFITDRLEAFEVDWDTVAPDDLDHDQVAFDDDDDQVIFSGQQVANNIRVVTESILEPHFGKEMMDDLFQKYAEEVSKHLSSCVTRPKYTVLVISLIRNF from the exons ATGGAGGCGTTGATGACGCAACTCGCGCAAGTGCTTCACATGAACCAAGGCAATGGCGAGACTAGTTATGACAGAAACTCCGCAGTTGGG AGAAAAGCAATATCTATCGCCAAGCCAGTCATTGAGGAAGCGGTACTAAAAATCTTGGGGTCAGATGTCATGGGAATAGAGAGCATGGGGATAGCAGATTTGGGTTGCTCATCTGGACCTAACACCTTCCTACTCATGTCGCACATCATCAATGTCATACATACTAGATTCCGCACCGGTCTTGATCATCCTTCGCCAGTAACGGAGCTTAGAGTGTATCTAAACGACCTCTTTAGCACCGACTTCAACTCCATCTTTATGTCACTCCCATCCTTCTACACCAAATTGAAACAAGACTATGATAATGGTCGTGATTCCTATCAGCATCTCATACATCCCTTGATTTCTGCTGTCCCCGGTTCCTTTTACGGTCCGTTGTTTCCCAGAAAGAACATGCACTTTGTTCACTCATCTTTTAGTCTTCACTGGCTATCTCAGATCTCCGATGGCCTAAACAACAAAGGAAAGATATACATTTCTAAGAGCAGCCCACAGCGTGTGTTGGATGCATACTCCATGCAGTTTCAGAAAGACTTTTCGGTTTTTCTGAGTTCTAGGGCACAAGAAATAGTTAACGGAGGACGAATGGTGTTGTCCTTCCTGGCCAGGCCATCCACTAATCCAACAGCCGAACATGGTATGTACGTCTTGGAGCTCTTAGCCCACGCGTTAATGGCCATGGCTTCCAAT GGACTTATCAAAGAGGAAAAGGTTGATTCGTTCAACATGCCTTGCTACGCTCCATGTGCAGAGGAGTTGATAATGGTGTTGCAGAAAGAAGGGTCCTTCATCACGGATCGGCTTGAAGCTTTCGAAGTGGATTGGGACACTGTTGCTCCTGATGATCTCGATCATGATCAAGTTGCATTTGATGATGATGATGATCAAGTAATATTTAGTGGCCAGCAGGTCGCCAATAACATAAGAGTTGTGACAGAGTCAATTCTCGAACCTCATTTTGGAAAAGAGATGATGGATGATCTATTCCAGAAATATGCAGAGGAAGTCAGTAAGCACTTATCCAGCTGTGTTACAAGACCCAAGTACACAGTTCTGGTCATTTCACTCATTAGAAATTTTTGA
- the LOC101297434 gene encoding F-box/kelch-repeat protein At1g23390-like, giving the protein MAVVAKPNQNQTKTAVVEEEAPLYGDVLESVLSKLHLIHLLPAYHVSKSWHRAVSSTLRFANRVKPWLVVHTQTTRFPYVVSSRAYDPASHVWLDVDHRSLHHSPVKSISTLRSSHSTLLYMLSPSKFAFSLDALHFEWSHANTPPLVWRTDPIVAVVGHRVVVAGGACDYEDDPLAVEMYDVKAGTWDTCDSMPAIFKDSAASTWLSVAAEGSRMYVTEKCSAVTYSFDPESKTWFGPYVLRPTPTVFSSLIGFVNGRLVLAGVVGEAEDVKGVKLWEVKMSDVDESLELGEMILIGDMPEMMVEKLKGESYYEPSISMSCMGGLVCFHNASDPSELTLCEVEKGGCRWSSVRNDVVNDGTRLQRMVVTWADVGLPELQKAVQVGALKIV; this is encoded by the coding sequence ATGGCAGTAGTGGCGAAACCTAATCAGAACCAGACCAAAACGGCGGTTGTTGAAGAAGAAGCTCCGCTCTACGGAGACGTCTTGGAGTCCGTCCTCTCCAAACTACACCTCATCCATCTCCTACCGGCCTATCACGTCTCCAAGTCGTGGCACCGCGCCGTTTCCTCCACCCTCCGTTTCGCTAACCGAGTTAAACCCTGGCTCGTCGTCCACACTCAGACCACCAGATTCCCTTACGTCGTCTCCTCACGTGCTTACGACCCTGCCTCGCACGTGTGGCTCGACGTCGACCACCGGAGTCTTCATCATTCTCCGGTCAAGTCCATCTCCACCCTCCGCTCCTCTCACTCGACTCTTCTCTACATGCTTTCCCCTTCCAAATTCGCATTCTCCCTCGACGCCCTCCACTTCGAGTGGAGCCACGCAAACACGCCTCCGCTAGTATGGCGAACTGACCCTATTGTCGCGGTGGTGGGCCACCGCGTCGTCGTTGCAGGCGGCGCGTGCGATTACGAGGACGACCCGCTCGCTGTAGAAATGTACGATGTCAAGGCTGGCACGTGGGATACGTGCGACTCTATGCCCGCCATTTTCAAAGACTCCGCGGCCTCCACTTGGCTATCGGTGGCCGCGGAGGGTAGTAGAATGTACGTGACGGAGAAGTGCTCGGCCGTCACGTACTCATTCGATCCGGAGTCCAAGACGTGGTTTGGACCGTACGTTCTCCGTCCGACTCCGACGGTGTTTAGCTCCTTGATTGGATTCGTTAACGGGCGTTTGGTTTTGGCGGGAGTTGTGGGAGAGGCGGAAGACGTGAAGGGGGTGAAGCTGTGGGAGGTGAAAATGAGCGACGTCGACGAGTCGTTGGAGTTGGGAGAGATGATATTGATCGGTGACATGCCGGAGATGATGGTGGAGAAGTTGAAGGGCGAGAGCTATTATGAGCCGTCGATTTCAATGAGCTGCATGGGAGGTTTGGTGTGTTTTCACAACGCTTCCGACCCGAGCGAGTTGACCCTCTGCGAGGTTGAGAAGGGAGGGTGCAGGTGGAGTAGCGTAAGGAACGACGTCGTGAACGATGGGACACGGTTGCAGAGGATGGTGGTGACGTGGGCCGATGTTGGTTTGCCGGAGTTGCAGAAAGCTGTACAAGTCGGAGCACTGAAAATTGTATGA